A DNA window from Aminivibrio sp. contains the following coding sequences:
- a CDS encoding class I SAM-dependent RNA methyltransferase: protein MNGQGKEGCSTNREDHYTLPPGCAPACGACPDGPFPLRESQARKKARAERALAPWKDRLEDVLSVPAEDRLGYRDRTALAARWDGRKGWLFGMEGVRQGVPYPLRFQRPRPFVSLADCPVHTPRVRGILKALASGLPPDEPQGSFPLAFVALSGAQCTLIFKSKRDPGDGWLSSAGGDAPASLLVRAGLEGLWVHLHPSAGVRLFAKGGWRLSLGVPRSRDSRGLLYGPGSFSQLLDGLHDRSLAEAREFLRPGPGKAVLDLYCGTGASMVLWQASGAAVLGVEAGGESVECARLNVPGAEILRGTCAERLPQAEFFLGRFRPEERLVYANPPRTGLEPTVAGALTGRLRPARLAYLSCSPGTLSRDLLFLEEGGYQVRRLLPFDFFPRTAAVEVLALLDGPGRGGEAISG from the coding sequence GTGAACGGCCAAGGAAAGGAAGGATGCTCCACGAACCGGGAAGACCATTATACCCTGCCTCCGGGATGCGCCCCTGCATGCGGCGCCTGCCCCGACGGGCCCTTTCCCCTCCGGGAGTCGCAGGCGAGGAAGAAGGCCCGGGCCGAGCGGGCCCTGGCGCCCTGGAAGGATCGACTTGAAGACGTCCTTTCAGTTCCTGCGGAAGATCGCCTGGGCTACCGGGACAGGACCGCCCTGGCAGCCCGGTGGGACGGGCGGAAAGGATGGCTCTTCGGCATGGAGGGTGTACGGCAGGGAGTGCCCTACCCGTTGCGCTTCCAACGGCCCCGGCCCTTCGTCTCTCTGGCGGACTGCCCCGTTCACACCCCTCGCGTCAGGGGTATCTTGAAGGCCCTGGCGTCCGGGCTTCCCCCCGACGAGCCCCAGGGGAGCTTTCCCTTGGCCTTTGTAGCCCTTTCCGGTGCTCAGTGCACTCTCATCTTCAAGTCGAAGCGGGACCCCGGCGACGGATGGCTCTCCTCCGCCGGAGGGGACGCTCCGGCCTCCCTGCTCGTAAGGGCCGGTCTCGAGGGCTTGTGGGTCCACCTGCACCCGTCCGCTGGTGTGCGGCTCTTCGCCAAAGGAGGATGGAGACTTTCCCTGGGCGTCCCCCGGTCGCGGGACTCAAGGGGGCTGCTCTATGGCCCGGGATCCTTCTCACAACTTCTGGACGGCCTCCACGACCGCTCCCTTGCCGAAGCCCGGGAGTTTCTCCGCCCCGGCCCCGGCAAAGCCGTCCTGGACCTGTACTGCGGCACGGGGGCAAGCATGGTCCTGTGGCAGGCTTCAGGAGCCGCCGTTCTCGGAGTGGAGGCTGGGGGGGAATCGGTGGAGTGCGCACGGCTCAACGTTCCGGGAGCGGAAATCCTGAGGGGGACCTGTGCGGAACGGCTTCCCCAGGCGGAGTTTTTTTTGGGCCGGTTCAGGCCGGAAGAGCGGCTCGTGTACGCCAACCCTCCCCGGACAGGGCTCGAGCCCACCGTGGCGGGAGCCCTCACGGGGCGGCTCCGCCCCGCAAGGCTCGCCTATCTTTCCTGCAGCCCCGGCACTCTCTCCCGGGACCTGTTGTTTCTCGAAGAAGGCGGTTATCAGGTGCGCCGCCTTCTCCCCTTCGACTTCTTTCCCCGGACCGCCGCCGTGGAGGTGCTCGCCCTTCTGGACGGTCCGGGGAGAGGGGGGGAGGCTATCTCCGGATGA
- the kynU gene encoding kynureninase, with protein sequence MDELFAAYRSKAGEMDRWDSLKSFRELFHIPPGTVFMDGNSLGLPPKAAGDALAKTFGEWRDLAVGGWLEATPPWFYLAEEAGRKMAPLMGASPDEVVMSGSTTVNLHALVSTFYQPSGTRTKIVADELNFPSDIYALASQVRLKGLDPKEHLVLVRSRDGRTLDEDDIIAAFDDRTALALLPGVLYRSGQLLDMERLVKEAHNRGILIGFDCAHSAGAVPHRLSDWDADFAFWCSYKYLNGGPGSPAFLYINRKHFDREPGLAGWFGFDKSRQFDMDLEFSHSRSAGGWQIGTPPVLSASTLLPSLDIFSRAGMERLRHKSLALTGFLVEILDTAFSSASCGYSVGTPREEHRRGGHLAVEHPEAWRICQALKKRKIIPDFRPPRIIRLAPAPLYSSFADVLAVAEALKEIVDSREYENFSPERDAVS encoded by the coding sequence ATGGACGAATTATTCGCGGCATACCGGTCAAAGGCCGGTGAGATGGACAGGTGGGATTCCCTGAAATCCTTCCGGGAGCTTTTCCACATTCCTCCGGGAACGGTCTTCATGGACGGTAACTCCCTGGGCCTGCCCCCAAAGGCCGCCGGGGACGCCCTAGCGAAAACCTTCGGCGAATGGCGGGACCTTGCCGTAGGCGGCTGGCTCGAGGCAACCCCTCCCTGGTTCTATCTGGCGGAGGAAGCAGGGCGGAAGATGGCTCCCCTCATGGGCGCCTCCCCCGACGAAGTGGTCATGTCCGGCTCCACCACCGTGAACCTCCACGCCTTGGTGAGCACCTTCTACCAGCCCTCGGGAACACGGACAAAGATCGTGGCTGACGAGCTGAACTTCCCTTCGGATATTTACGCCCTGGCAAGCCAGGTGAGGCTGAAGGGCCTCGACCCGAAGGAACATCTCGTCTTGGTGCGCTCCAGGGACGGACGCACCCTCGACGAGGACGACATCATCGCCGCCTTCGACGACCGGACGGCCCTGGCCCTCCTGCCCGGGGTGCTCTACAGAAGCGGCCAGCTCCTGGACATGGAGCGGCTCGTGAAGGAAGCCCACAATCGGGGCATTCTCATCGGCTTCGACTGTGCCCATTCCGCCGGAGCGGTCCCCCACCGGCTTTCCGACTGGGATGCCGATTTCGCCTTCTGGTGCAGCTACAAATACCTGAACGGAGGTCCAGGAAGCCCTGCGTTCCTGTACATCAACAGGAAGCATTTCGACCGCGAGCCGGGCCTCGCCGGCTGGTTCGGCTTCGACAAGAGCCGCCAGTTCGACATGGACCTGGAGTTCAGCCATTCCCGCTCCGCCGGAGGATGGCAGATCGGCACGCCCCCCGTGCTTTCCGCCTCCACTTTGCTGCCGTCCCTGGACATATTCTCCAGGGCGGGAATGGAACGCCTTCGGCATAAGTCCCTGGCCCTCACCGGCTTTCTCGTTGAAATTCTCGACACGGCTTTCTCTTCCGCCTCTTGCGGCTATTCCGTGGGCACCCCGAGAGAGGAGCACCGCCGGGGCGGTCATCTGGCCGTGGAGCACCCGGAAGCATGGAGGATCTGCCAGGCCCTGAAAAAAAGAAAGATCATCCCGGATTTTCGCCCCCCCAGGATCATCCGACTTGCCCCCGCCCCTCTCTACAGTTCCTTCGCGGACGTCCTCGCCGTTGCGGAAGCCCTGAAAGAGATCGTGGACAGCCGGGAGTACGAGAACTTCTCTCCCGAAAGGGACGCGGTCTCCTAG
- a CDS encoding FprA family A-type flavoprotein yields MKKRAMRGGVFLMGAVDWNRHLFDSLIPLPEGTSYNAYLVEGSEKTALIDTADPALEHVLLAQLEDVKKIDYIISLHTEQDHSGAIPTLLEKYPEARVVCSTKAKEMLQDHLHIDDSVIDAMEDGQTLSLGNRTFKFIHTPWVHWPETMCAYLQEEKILFSCDFFGSHLATSDMFAGESPAIYEGAKRYYAEIMMPFRSIIRNNMKKLEDYEFDMIAPSHGPVYDKPEFILDAYRDWISDRVSNFVAIPYISMHGSTEIMVNHLLDALVERGVKVKKYELTGTDIGKLAIDLVDAATIVIGTPTVHFGPHPAVFSATHLANALRPKLKYAAIIGSYGWGTKAVEQISGLIPNLKVDVLGTVLCKGKPRAEDLAALDALADAIAEKHRAL; encoded by the coding sequence ATGAAGAAAAGAGCCATGCGCGGCGGCGTCTTCCTCATGGGCGCCGTGGACTGGAACCGCCATCTTTTCGACTCTCTTATCCCCCTGCCGGAGGGTACCAGCTACAACGCCTACCTGGTGGAGGGCTCGGAGAAAACGGCCCTCATCGACACCGCCGACCCGGCACTGGAACACGTTCTGCTGGCCCAGCTGGAGGACGTGAAGAAGATCGACTACATCATTTCGCTCCATACCGAGCAGGATCATTCCGGGGCCATCCCCACGCTGCTCGAGAAATACCCGGAAGCGAGGGTTGTCTGCTCCACGAAGGCCAAGGAAATGCTCCAGGACCACCTCCACATCGACGACAGCGTCATCGACGCCATGGAGGACGGTCAAACCCTCTCCCTGGGGAACCGTACCTTCAAGTTCATCCACACCCCCTGGGTCCACTGGCCGGAGACCATGTGCGCCTACCTCCAGGAGGAGAAGATCCTGTTCTCCTGCGATTTCTTCGGCTCCCACCTGGCCACGTCCGACATGTTCGCCGGCGAGAGCCCGGCCATCTACGAGGGGGCCAAACGGTACTACGCCGAGATCATGATGCCCTTCCGGTCCATTATCCGGAACAACATGAAGAAACTCGAGGACTACGAATTCGACATGATCGCCCCGAGCCACGGCCCCGTCTACGACAAGCCTGAATTCATCCTGGACGCATACCGCGACTGGATCTCCGACAGGGTGTCCAATTTCGTGGCCATCCCCTACATCTCCATGCACGGAAGCACCGAGATCATGGTGAACCACCTGCTCGACGCCCTGGTGGAGCGGGGAGTGAAGGTCAAGAAGTACGAACTCACCGGCACCGACATAGGCAAGCTGGCCATCGACCTGGTGGATGCCGCCACCATAGTCATCGGCACGCCCACCGTACACTTCGGCCCCCACCCGGCGGTCTTCTCCGCAACCCACCTGGCGAACGCCCTCCGGCCGAAGCTGAAGTACGCCGCCATCATCGGCTCCTACGGATGGGGAACCAAGGCGGTGGAGCAGATTTCCGGCCTGATCCCCAACCTGAAGGTTGATGTTCTCGGCACAGTCCTGTGCAAGGGCAAGCCCCGGGCAGAGGACCTCGCCGCCCTGGACGCGCTGGCCGACGCCATAGCGGAGAAGCACAGGGCACTGTAA
- a CDS encoding M42 family metallopeptidase, producing the protein MLKERLRGLLRELTAIPGVSGEEQKVIAAMADKLRPLADELSVDRWGNIVAVRKGGLPGPKVMVAAHADEIGLCVKNILPNGFLLISRIGVVSDLLLQGRRVRINGTIPGILGIKAGHLMSAEERTKVKPMNECYIDVGAFSRDEVLTMGIRVGDRIAFEGDFMEMANPDLICSKAVDDRVGCSILTALFEELRGISFPGTLCGVVTVQEEIGLRGAAMVSGRVAPDYAVALDTIPSGDTPDVSFDRRLPVRLGGGPAVALLDGYDSAFIADVVHPKVRKMLEEAAERAGIPLQMVTLGGEVYTTDAANISLEANGIPVGLLLTPRRYSHSPVELVNVNDAVSAVLVLTEMIRENGSVSLDFI; encoded by the coding sequence ATGCTGAAGGAGAGACTCAGGGGTTTGCTCAGGGAACTCACGGCCATTCCCGGCGTGTCCGGCGAAGAGCAGAAAGTCATCGCCGCGATGGCGGACAAACTCCGCCCTCTGGCGGATGAGCTTTCGGTGGACAGGTGGGGAAACATCGTGGCCGTGAGAAAAGGAGGCCTTCCTGGGCCGAAGGTGATGGTGGCGGCCCATGCAGATGAAATCGGCCTGTGCGTAAAGAACATCCTTCCGAACGGTTTCCTCCTCATAAGCCGCATCGGCGTGGTGAGCGACCTCCTTCTCCAGGGACGGAGAGTGAGGATCAACGGCACAATCCCCGGCATCCTGGGGATCAAGGCCGGTCACCTCATGAGCGCCGAGGAACGTACTAAGGTCAAACCCATGAACGAATGCTACATCGACGTCGGAGCCTTCTCCCGGGACGAAGTCCTGACCATGGGCATCCGGGTAGGAGACCGCATCGCCTTCGAAGGAGACTTCATGGAGATGGCAAACCCTGACCTCATCTGCTCCAAAGCCGTCGATGACCGGGTAGGATGCTCCATCCTCACCGCTCTTTTCGAGGAGCTGCGGGGAATATCCTTCCCCGGCACCCTGTGCGGCGTCGTCACCGTCCAGGAAGAGATAGGGCTCCGGGGAGCAGCCATGGTCAGCGGCAGGGTGGCTCCCGATTACGCCGTAGCTCTCGACACCATTCCAAGCGGGGACACCCCGGACGTGAGCTTTGACCGCCGGCTTCCTGTGAGACTCGGCGGCGGGCCTGCCGTCGCCCTTCTGGACGGCTACGACTCCGCCTTCATCGCCGACGTGGTCCATCCGAAAGTGCGGAAAATGCTCGAGGAAGCGGCGGAACGGGCCGGCATTCCCCTCCAGATGGTCACCCTCGGAGGGGAGGTTTATACCACCGATGCCGCGAACATCTCCCTTGAAGCCAACGGCATTCCGGTAGGCCTTCTTCTGACGCCCCGGAGGTATTCTCACTCCCCCGTGGAGCTGGTGAACGTCAACGACGCCGTCAGTGCCGTCCTGGTACTGACGGAGATGATCAGGGAAAACGGTTCCGTCTCCCTCGATTTTATCTGA
- a CDS encoding alkaline phosphatase, with translation MTVLNIARLFRRFLANTVFPSMIAFFFAVGASGADGTESAKYIFLFIGDGMGEAQVQAAELFGLGSGAGKISFSSLPVRGKLSTAAANGAVTDSAAAGTALASGYRTNNGILNMDPSRTKRFITVAMLAQNKGMKVGIVTSSFLNDATPAAFYASSPSRTDYYEIGKQLITSGFDYFAGGGVTRRRGRSGDLRDIYELAREKGYRVLRTREELEAAKPGAGIIAPGAAGALPYEMDRPKEDLSLADFTRKGIELLDNQKGFFLLVEGGTIDWACHRNDAAALVHDMYAFDAAVREALAFAGKRPEETLIVVLADHETGGMVIDGRKAAENIFAVLSAQKESSESFDGKIAAFRKGSRRTFENLLPQITETFGLHTLSDVEREELRAAFARSMKPKGRRKRDRESLRRYGPYEPLSVTATRILGRRAGIAWSSFGHSGAGVPVFAQGAGSAYFAGEYDNTDIARNLMDLISSR, from the coding sequence ATGACCGTCCTGAATATCGCACGCCTGTTCCGGCGTTTCCTCGCAAACACCGTTTTTCCGTCCATGATCGCGTTTTTCTTCGCCGTCGGGGCCTCTGGTGCCGACGGCACGGAGAGCGCAAAGTACATTTTTCTTTTCATCGGCGACGGCATGGGAGAGGCCCAGGTTCAGGCTGCGGAACTGTTCGGTCTCGGCTCCGGCGCCGGAAAAATATCCTTCAGCTCCCTGCCCGTCCGGGGAAAACTGTCCACGGCTGCGGCAAACGGTGCCGTGACGGATTCGGCGGCGGCGGGCACGGCCCTCGCCTCCGGCTACAGGACGAACAACGGCATCCTCAACATGGACCCGTCCCGGACGAAACGGTTTATAACCGTGGCCATGCTTGCCCAAAACAAGGGTATGAAGGTCGGTATCGTGACCTCATCCTTCCTGAACGACGCCACGCCGGCGGCCTTCTATGCCTCCAGCCCCTCCAGAACAGACTATTACGAAATCGGCAAACAACTCATCACCAGCGGCTTTGACTACTTTGCCGGCGGAGGGGTCACCCGGCGCAGGGGGCGCAGCGGAGATCTCAGGGATATTTACGAGCTCGCCCGGGAGAAAGGATACCGGGTGCTCCGGACACGGGAGGAACTGGAGGCAGCGAAGCCAGGCGCCGGGATCATTGCGCCCGGCGCGGCGGGAGCCCTGCCCTACGAGATGGACCGCCCGAAGGAGGATCTTTCCCTGGCGGACTTCACCAGGAAAGGTATCGAGCTGCTCGACAACCAGAAGGGCTTTTTTCTTCTTGTCGAGGGGGGAACCATCGACTGGGCCTGCCACCGGAACGACGCCGCCGCCCTGGTTCACGACATGTACGCCTTCGACGCCGCCGTCAGGGAGGCCCTCGCCTTCGCCGGGAAACGCCCGGAGGAGACTCTTATCGTCGTCCTTGCCGACCACGAGACCGGCGGCATGGTAATAGACGGCCGGAAGGCCGCTGAAAACATATTCGCCGTGCTCTCGGCCCAGAAAGAATCCTCCGAGTCCTTCGACGGGAAGATTGCCGCGTTCCGAAAAGGCAGCCGCCGGACCTTTGAAAACCTTCTGCCGCAGATCACAGAAACCTTCGGCCTCCATACCCTTTCCGATGTCGAGCGTGAGGAGCTTCGGGCAGCCTTTGCCCGAAGCATGAAGCCGAAAGGCCGGCGAAAAAGGGACAGGGAGTCCCTGCGCCGCTACGGTCCCTACGAACCCCTCTCAGTGACGGCCACCCGCATTCTCGGGAGGAGGGCGGGCATCGCCTGGTCGTCCTTCGGCCATTCGGGAGCCGGTGTCCCCGTCTTCGCCCAGGGAGCGGGCTCGGCCTACTTCGCCGGAGAGTACGACAACACGGATATCGCCCGGAATCTCATGGACCTCATTTCGTCCAGGTAG
- a CDS encoding M20 family metallopeptidase: protein MDFRAEAKKMHQTIVKWRRDLHRIPETGVNTPQTEAYVCAELDKMGIPYRKGLGGHGVAALLEGKRKKPVFAIRADMDGLPIKEETGLPFASTNGCMHACGHDAHAAMGLATAKILLEAKNELEGSVLFIFQPGEEGCPDGPGGAKRMLDDGAFDNPAPDAMAGFHTGSIWKDFVPGEIGYRPGGIMACMDRFEILVKGVGSHGAYPHGSVDTISIAGQIITELQTIVSREVDPLEPTVVSLGEIHAGTAFNIIPGECRISGTVRALNQATREFLARRIEEVASGVASSMRGSIEFKYGWEGPAPVVNDPVMTEELRLAAEKIVGAEKVREISRPSMGGEDIAFFLEKAPGTFFFLPGCNEAKGQTWPHHNSRFDIDEDILWIGPAVLATMAFDWLKKQA from the coding sequence ATGGATTTTCGGGCTGAAGCGAAGAAAATGCACCAGACCATCGTAAAGTGGAGAAGAGATCTGCACAGGATACCCGAGACAGGCGTGAACACCCCCCAGACGGAGGCCTACGTCTGCGCCGAGCTGGACAAAATGGGGATCCCCTACCGGAAGGGGCTCGGGGGACACGGCGTGGCTGCCCTCCTCGAAGGCAAACGCAAAAAGCCCGTTTTCGCCATCCGGGCCGACATGGACGGCCTGCCCATAAAGGAGGAGACCGGTCTTCCCTTCGCCTCGACCAACGGCTGCATGCACGCCTGCGGCCACGACGCCCATGCCGCCATGGGGCTTGCTACGGCGAAGATCCTTCTCGAGGCGAAAAACGAACTCGAGGGCTCCGTTCTCTTCATCTTCCAGCCGGGCGAGGAAGGCTGCCCCGACGGCCCCGGAGGAGCGAAAAGAATGCTCGACGACGGCGCCTTCGACAATCCCGCCCCGGACGCCATGGCGGGATTTCATACAGGCTCCATCTGGAAGGACTTCGTCCCGGGAGAGATCGGCTACCGGCCGGGCGGCATCATGGCCTGCATGGACCGTTTCGAGATCCTCGTCAAGGGAGTAGGCTCCCACGGAGCCTACCCTCACGGCTCGGTGGACACTATCTCCATCGCCGGACAGATCATCACGGAGCTCCAGACCATCGTGAGCAGGGAAGTGGACCCCCTCGAGCCGACGGTAGTCAGCCTCGGCGAAATTCACGCCGGAACGGCCTTCAACATCATCCCGGGAGAATGCCGCATCTCAGGCACAGTGAGAGCCCTTAATCAGGCGACCCGGGAATTCCTGGCCCGCCGCATCGAGGAGGTCGCCTCGGGTGTCGCCTCGAGCATGCGGGGAAGCATCGAATTCAAATACGGATGGGAAGGCCCAGCCCCCGTGGTGAACGACCCCGTCATGACAGAAGAACTCAGGCTTGCCGCAGAGAAGATCGTGGGGGCCGAAAAGGTCAGGGAAATCTCCCGCCCATCCATGGGAGGAGAGGACATCGCCTTCTTCCTGGAGAAAGCCCCGGGGACTTTCTTCTTTCTGCCCGGGTGCAACGAGGCAAAAGGGCAGACCTGGCCCCACCATAACAGCAGGTTCGACATAGACGAGGACATCCTCTGGATCGGACCGGCCGTACTGGCCACCATGGCCTTCGACTGGCTGAAAAAACAGGCATGA
- a CDS encoding GntR family transcriptional regulator — MAKNAKPMFQSVSDQVFFYLKEKIINNELVPGSVLSIDRLSSEFGISNTPVREAVVRLESLDLVTVNRNRNITVSAMSRDKILDILEMRRLLETYGSRTAALNITDGEIESLEKVLDGVLANPADFERYKRSDLELHDAITRHIQNREIQASLKNLSVSSLRIRYYARYYGEENPNLEDSVVKITAEHRVILAALKSHDPDRAEQAVMTHLLNAEERTLRALDRLENATARGKQEESAG, encoded by the coding sequence GTGGCCAAGAACGCGAAACCAATGTTTCAGTCCGTGTCGGACCAGGTCTTCTTTTACCTCAAGGAGAAGATAATCAACAACGAACTTGTTCCGGGCAGCGTCCTCTCCATCGATAGGCTCTCCTCCGAGTTCGGCATAAGCAACACCCCGGTGCGGGAAGCCGTCGTCAGGCTGGAGAGCCTCGACCTTGTTACGGTGAACAGGAACAGGAACATCACCGTAAGCGCCATGAGCAGGGATAAAATACTCGACATACTGGAAATGAGGCGCCTTCTCGAAACCTACGGATCCAGGACGGCCGCACTGAACATCACCGACGGCGAGATCGAATCTCTTGAAAAAGTGCTGGACGGCGTCCTGGCAAATCCCGCCGATTTCGAGCGGTATAAGCGTTCGGACCTGGAGCTTCACGACGCCATCACCAGGCACATACAAAACCGGGAAATACAGGCCTCGCTCAAAAACCTCAGCGTCTCCTCCCTGAGGATTCGCTACTATGCCAGGTACTACGGCGAGGAAAATCCCAACCTGGAGGACTCCGTAGTGAAGATCACGGCGGAGCATCGCGTCATCCTGGCTGCCCTGAAAAGCCATGACCCCGACAGGGCGGAACAGGCGGTCATGACCCACCTGCTGAACGCCGAGGAACGGACACTCAGAGCCCTCGACAGACTTGAAAACGCAACAGCCCGGGGAAAGCAGGAAGAATCGGCCGGCTGA
- a CDS encoding carbon-nitrogen hydrolase family protein, with protein sequence MSLKSGIVRAAVVQAAPVIMDRRGTMERIRKLVEGAAEQGARIILFPEAFIPCYPRGLSFGSVVGNRSMGGRKDWARYYENSIDVPGPETEELGKMAAESGAYLSIGVMERDGGTLFCTLLYFGPDGSLLAKHRKLKPTGSERLIWGEGDGSTLAAVNTPYGVMSGLICWENYMPLARAAIYGRNPSIYLAPTADQREGWQCSMRHIALEGRCFVLSCNQFVTKDMYPRDLQCYGDLESQPDIMCRGGSAIIDPLGNYLAGPSWDREEILCADLVLSAVVEARYDFDVTGHYARPDVFTLLVNGEPLRGIDYSGDPFPPGCGFRSI encoded by the coding sequence ATGAGTCTGAAGAGTGGGATTGTCCGGGCGGCAGTGGTCCAGGCCGCACCGGTGATCATGGACAGGCGGGGAACCATGGAACGGATCAGGAAGCTCGTGGAAGGTGCGGCTGAGCAGGGGGCGAGGATCATCCTCTTCCCCGAGGCCTTTATCCCCTGCTACCCGAGGGGTCTCTCCTTCGGCTCGGTGGTGGGAAACCGCTCCATGGGGGGAAGGAAAGACTGGGCCCGGTATTACGAAAACTCCATCGACGTACCCGGCCCGGAGACCGAAGAGCTCGGAAAAATGGCGGCGGAGAGCGGGGCCTATCTTTCCATCGGCGTGATGGAACGGGACGGAGGGACCCTCTTCTGCACCCTGCTGTATTTCGGCCCCGACGGTTCCCTCCTCGCGAAACACAGGAAACTCAAGCCCACGGGAAGTGAACGGCTCATCTGGGGTGAGGGGGACGGCAGCACCCTTGCGGCGGTGAACACGCCCTACGGCGTCATGAGCGGCCTCATATGCTGGGAAAACTACATGCCCCTCGCCCGGGCCGCCATTTACGGCCGGAACCCCTCCATCTACCTGGCCCCGACGGCCGACCAGCGGGAGGGGTGGCAGTGCTCCATGCGCCACATCGCCCTCGAGGGGCGGTGCTTCGTCCTGTCCTGCAACCAGTTCGTCACGAAGGACATGTACCCCAGGGATCTCCAGTGCTACGGGGACCTCGAATCCCAGCCGGACATCATGTGCCGGGGCGGCAGCGCCATCATCGACCCCCTCGGGAACTACCTTGCGGGGCCCTCCTGGGACCGGGAGGAAATCCTCTGCGCCGATCTGGTCCTCTCTGCGGTGGTGGAAGCCCGCTACGACTTCGATGTCACAGGCCACTACGCCCGGCCCGACGTGTTCACCCTCCTGGTGAACGGCGAGCCCCTGCGGGGAATCGACTATTCCGGGGACCCCTTCCCGCCGGGGTGCGGATTTAGGTCAATTTGA
- a CDS encoding DUF3830 family protein yields the protein MKKIRITFPDENVEALAVLLENKAPSTCGCLWNALEKPVEGLCIHAMWTGREISFPFPGTAFPEDEGLHLPPENQITIPLPGDIVWNAYAPYQWQGNPNTVYDFGVFYGRDSRLLLPMGWKPSTLFARIEETLEPFATVCARCQGEGRKKLRIERA from the coding sequence ATGAAAAAAATCAGGATCACATTTCCGGACGAAAACGTTGAGGCCCTGGCCGTCCTGCTGGAGAATAAGGCTCCCTCCACCTGCGGGTGCCTCTGGAACGCCCTGGAAAAACCGGTGGAAGGCCTGTGCATCCACGCCATGTGGACCGGGAGGGAGATATCCTTCCCCTTCCCCGGAACGGCCTTTCCAGAAGATGAAGGGCTTCACCTTCCGCCGGAAAACCAGATCACTATACCTCTTCCCGGGGACATCGTCTGGAATGCCTACGCCCCCTACCAGTGGCAGGGAAACCCGAACACCGTCTACGATTTCGGCGTCTTCTACGGCCGGGACAGCCGGCTCCTCCTTCCCATGGGGTGGAAGCCCAGCACACTCTTTGCCCGGATCGAGGAGACCCTTGAACCCTTCGCCACAGTCTGCGCCCGATGCCAGGGCGAGGGAAGGAAAAAACTCAGGATCGAGAGGGCATAA